In Candidatus Moanabacter tarae, the genomic stretch GGACTTCCGAGCGATGCGATTGTTGTAAGCGACCTCACTCTTATGGCCTATTGGTGTCGGAGGTTGCTAGATTTCTACGAGCCACGTTCGAACCTCTATCCGTGGGGTTTCGGCACTCTAGGGTTTGCTTTGCCTGCAGCGATAGGTGCCAAACTAGCGCGACCGGAAAGACCGGTAGTTGCGATTTGTGGAGATGGCGGATTTATGTTTAACCTTCAGGAACTGGCGACGGCGATCCAACATGAAGTGCCTATCGTTTTGCTTGTCTTCAATGACAATTCTTATGGGGTTTTGGAAAAGCAGCAGGAAGTTTTGTTCGGCAGGAAGATTGGTGTTAATCTTTACAATCCGGATTTTATCGCCTTGGCAAAGTCGTTTGGAATTAAAGGCGAGCGCGTCGATACAATCGATGCGCTTGAAGATTCTTTATCCAGGGCTGTTTGCTACAACGATACTTACTTGATTGAAATTACGGTTCCTGTCCCCTGGCCAGTAATGGAGCCTTCAGTGCGGATTTTCGAGGAGAGAGAGGAATAAGACGGGGCAAAAACCTGATATCTGTGGTTGCTAAGGTACAGTTAAGACTCAAGTTGGGAAATATTTAGTAAGGGTACGTTTGATGGAAAGAGTTCGTGTTGGCCTAATTGGGGTAGGCAATGTTTCGCGACGTCATGCCAGTGCATATGCTAAAATCGCGAATGCGGAGGTCTATGCAGTCTGTGATATTAATGAGGACCGGGCCCGGGAGCGGGCTGAAGAGTGGGGAGCTACTAAGATATATACGGATTATCGGAAGATGCTGGATGATTCAGATATTGATGCAGTTGAGATCCTCACGCCTCATTACCTACATCTTACTATGGGTCTTGATGCGATTGCTTCGGGAAAGCATGTTTCGATTCAGAAGCCGATGGCAACGACCATCAAGGAATGCGATCAGCTTATCGCTGCCGCAGCAGAGGGGAACGGTATGTTCCGAACCTTCGAGAATTTCCAGTATTACCCTCCCATCGTTCGGGCCAAAGAATTGCTCGATTCGGGTGTTATCGGCAAGCCCATATCTCTACGGATAAAAACACTAATGGGTTCAGATACGGAATTCGAAATACCTTTCGAAAGATGGGCCTGGCGCTTTGATCCTGAAAAGGGTGGGGGAGGCAGAGTTATGCTTGATTACGGTTCTCATGTTTTCGCTGTAGCCCTCTATCTTATGGGTGATATTGAGAAGGTTTTCTCTTGGATCAGCTACAAAACGATTCAACATGGCTGGAAGCTGGATTGTCCGGCGGTCGCAATTTGGAAATACAGGGATTCAGATCGCTATGGTACTTTTGAGGTTGTGCATTCGGATGAATTAAAGATCAGGACGGAACACGTTCCTGAAGACGAATGGTTCGAGATTACCGGAAGCCGAGGAGTGATTTGGGTTAACCGTTGCAGTGCTAACATGTTGGACAAGCCTCCACTCACAGTGTATCTGGACGGCGTTACAACGGACTACTCAGACATTGATTCCAGTTTTTGGGCGAGCTTT encodes the following:
- the iolG_6 gene encoding Myo-inositol 2-dehydrogenase, encoding MERVRVGLIGVGNVSRRHASAYAKIANAEVYAVCDINEDRARERAEEWGATKIYTDYRKMLDDSDIDAVEILTPHYLHLTMGLDAIASGKHVSIQKPMATTIKECDQLIAAAAEGNGMFRTFENFQYYPPIVRAKELLDSGVIGKPISLRIKTLMGSDTEFEIPFERWAWRFDPEKGGGGRVMLDYGSHVFAVALYLMGDIEKVFSWISYKTIQHGWKLDCPAVAIWKYRDSDRYGTFEVVHSDELKIRTEHVPEDEWFEITGSRGVIWVNRCSANMLDKPPLTVYLDGVTTDYSDIDSSFWASFDAGCREFVDAIVAGRQARLTAVEGKKVVRMCRAIEVSARENREVLLDDNVV